The following coding sequences lie in one Vibrio spartinae genomic window:
- a CDS encoding methyl-accepting chemotaxis protein codes for MKLKLRSQLLLIFSLIGILPVAIVATISLMKSTAALESNALDQLISSRDVKANQIESYLDSAEKDISILSNSRDVYELFRALQVYQELEEIVSENDKFGVDNIDYKAIWKERSENLLKYVDVLGYRDLLLLSADKGHIIYSVKKGEELGSNVKKNFDEKNPVSVLWRKVLDTKGVTFQDFTPYSYRDNSPRFFVGAPVFNLRGDTIAVVILELSGGVINDIMSQRSGLGETGETYLVGKDNLMRSDSYLDSAHHSVVNAFANPKNNKAESIAVNAALSGETGSKLIDSYLGREVLSAYAPLKFEGATWAIVAEKSRGEAFASVSAIKWAVMFSMLITAVIIIAIGIVLSRSITNPILKMIDIVNQLASGNVRKRANIKRSDELGDMASSLDNFAEKLETVFVSSLEKISEGDLTSNLTSNGQQDVITNALIKTNADLKSIVTDISGYTNSIVEQSNKVMLSSETILSNTASSEQSIQSISAAIVEVNEQVKITANTAKEADELSQKAKQSASLGSDLVSKTVSAMNDIREASSNISSILSAIEDIANQTNLLALNAAIEAARAGETGRGFAVVADEVRALAAQSTKAANETAKLIAVVVEKTQVGADISGSSSESLKEIVDSIEVVCDLMGNIAVASEEQARTIDDTSSNLNRIADKNVETTSEAKEGAGTSQKLTEMSSGLKGIVEKFTLGSESSHSGRRL; via the coding sequence ATGAAACTAAAACTTAGAAGTCAATTGTTACTTATTTTTTCTTTAATAGGGATATTACCTGTTGCAATTGTTGCGACCATTTCATTAATGAAATCGACTGCGGCACTGGAAAGTAACGCATTGGATCAGCTAATAAGTTCACGAGATGTTAAGGCGAACCAAATAGAAAGCTATCTTGATAGTGCAGAAAAAGATATTTCTATCCTATCAAATAGCAGAGATGTATATGAGTTGTTTCGTGCCTTACAAGTGTATCAAGAGTTAGAAGAAATTGTTTCTGAAAATGATAAGTTTGGCGTTGACAACATAGACTATAAAGCAATTTGGAAAGAAAGAAGTGAAAATCTATTAAAATATGTCGATGTCCTGGGCTATCGTGACCTTTTATTATTATCTGCTGATAAGGGGCATATTATTTATAGTGTGAAAAAAGGTGAGGAACTTGGTTCAAATGTGAAAAAGAACTTCGATGAAAAAAATCCAGTCTCAGTTTTATGGAGAAAAGTTTTAGACACAAAAGGTGTGACATTTCAAGATTTTACACCCTATAGCTATCGGGATAATAGTCCGAGATTCTTTGTTGGCGCGCCTGTGTTTAATTTACGTGGTGATACAATCGCTGTCGTGATTTTAGAGCTTTCCGGAGGCGTCATTAATGACATTATGTCTCAGCGTTCAGGGCTCGGAGAAACAGGTGAAACTTACCTCGTTGGTAAAGACAATTTAATGCGTTCCGACTCTTATTTGGATAGCGCACATCATTCTGTTGTGAATGCATTTGCCAATCCAAAAAATAATAAAGCAGAAAGTATCGCAGTTAACGCTGCATTGTCGGGTGAAACAGGCTCAAAATTAATCGACAGTTATTTAGGGCGTGAAGTGTTGTCTGCCTATGCACCATTAAAATTTGAGGGTGCGACATGGGCGATTGTGGCAGAAAAATCACGTGGGGAAGCTTTCGCATCGGTGAGTGCAATAAAATGGGCAGTCATGTTTTCAATGTTGATTACAGCCGTCATTATCATTGCAATCGGTATTGTATTGAGTCGCTCGATTACCAATCCTATTCTTAAAATGATCGACATTGTTAATCAATTGGCAAGTGGTAATGTTCGTAAGAGAGCAAACATAAAACGCTCAGATGAACTTGGAGATATGGCATCGTCGTTAGATAACTTTGCAGAAAAGCTGGAAACGGTTTTTGTGAGTAGTTTGGAAAAAATATCAGAAGGTGATTTGACGAGTAATTTAACGTCTAACGGCCAACAAGATGTTATCACTAATGCACTGATTAAAACCAATGCTGATCTGAAAAGTATTGTTACTGATATTTCAGGTTATACCAATAGCATCGTTGAGCAGAGCAATAAGGTCATGCTTTCCAGCGAAACAATATTGTCGAATACGGCAAGTTCTGAACAATCAATACAGTCGATTTCCGCGGCGATAGTTGAGGTTAACGAGCAGGTCAAGATTACTGCTAACACAGCGAAAGAAGCTGATGAATTGAGTCAGAAAGCGAAGCAGTCGGCTTCACTTGGGAGTGACCTTGTTAGCAAAACCGTGTCAGCGATGAATGATATCAGAGAGGCGAGCAGTAATATTTCTTCTATTCTTTCTGCGATAGAAGACATTGCAAATCAAACCAATCTGTTAGCCTTAAATGCGGCGATTGAGGCCGCCAGAGCCGGTGAAACAGGCAGAGGTTTTGCTGTGGTTGCAGATGAAGTGCGAGCTTTGGCAGCACAAAGTACAAAAGCGGCAAATGAAACAGCTAAGTTAATTGCAGTCGTGGTTGAAAAAACGCAAGTCGGTGCAGACATTTCTGGAAGCTCGTCTGAGAGCCTTAAAGAAATCGTTGACTCTATTGAAGTGGTATGTGACTTGATGGGTAATATTGCGGTTGCTTCCGAAGAGCAGGCTCGAACCATTGATGATACGAGTAGCAACTTAAATCGTATCGCTGATAAAAATGTTGAAACAACATCAGAAGCCAAAGAGGGCGCCGGGACTTCTCAGAAACTAACGGAGATGTCGTCTGGACTGAAAGGTATTGTGGAGAAATTTACCCTCGGTTCCGAATCCTCTCATTCTGGCCGTCGGTTGTAA
- a CDS encoding ABC transporter substrate-binding protein, whose product MCSLFLRSTFSLLSVFLILSFLPTAGAAPVKGSHVKIYVSSLPYLYTSHAVNGALLRPANNERGWEYYMATSHSQISDTVYEFKLRQGVQFQDGTPFNADAVIENMEYFKKKPFLFSKINTVYDHTEKIDDYTVRFYLKEKYGTFLNDVIWIQFYTTKYLKKFGWNGKATCPNLAEAGPYGLGPYILSEGYIEGDRKTDKAVLIANPYYYDKDLVKVEKFTIYTKLDPKVALYDVMESEGHLDIMPIDFSDVKLVSSSPYAKLITGPSTDNIAIHINMVNGNEKLKDRKVRLALNRAIDQQQLLHHAFSDYGQIKPTLASPNFPGVKDAVKNLKAYSEIESPKEIRQELKRIVGGLKLKVLTQQKFMFLWRSIDRDLRKVGVKLDFEIVDETTIFGQVLSTNAGKNTKSWDLIVWGDDDWYFNHPWAATFVYQPNSVWSTMPADPLMGQYIDEMFKAAANTPQFSEVMTKMIHHVYKNAYMLVVPAPNKVVAVNKKVSYTPLPMASLPLWEIEVSDDHWSLKK is encoded by the coding sequence ATGTGTAGTTTATTTTTACGCAGCACATTCTCATTACTGTCTGTGTTTTTGATTTTATCGTTTTTACCGACGGCTGGTGCGGCACCAGTGAAAGGTTCACATGTTAAAATATATGTTTCAAGCCTTCCTTATCTTTACACATCTCATGCTGTAAATGGCGCACTTTTAAGACCCGCTAACAACGAACGTGGTTGGGAATACTATATGGCCACATCTCATTCGCAAATTAGCGATACTGTCTATGAATTTAAGCTACGTCAAGGTGTTCAGTTTCAAGATGGGACGCCATTTAATGCAGATGCAGTCATTGAAAATATGGAGTACTTTAAAAAGAAACCTTTTTTGTTTAGCAAAATCAATACCGTATATGACCATACGGAAAAGATTGACGATTATACAGTAAGGTTCTATTTAAAAGAAAAGTATGGAACATTCCTGAATGATGTCATCTGGATTCAATTTTATACCACAAAATATCTCAAAAAATTTGGCTGGAATGGTAAAGCAACCTGCCCGAATTTGGCTGAAGCCGGTCCTTATGGATTAGGGCCTTATATTCTGAGTGAAGGTTATATAGAAGGTGATAGAAAAACAGATAAAGCAGTATTAATTGCTAACCCTTACTACTATGATAAAGATTTAGTAAAAGTAGAAAAATTCACTATCTACACAAAGTTAGATCCCAAGGTTGCACTATATGATGTCATGGAATCGGAAGGCCACTTGGATATTATGCCAATCGACTTTTCTGATGTTAAATTAGTCAGCTCTTCTCCTTACGCTAAACTAATTACAGGGCCATCAACAGATAATATTGCCATACATATCAATATGGTGAATGGTAACGAAAAACTAAAAGATAGAAAAGTTCGTCTTGCTCTGAATAGAGCAATCGATCAGCAACAGTTATTACATCATGCATTTTCTGATTATGGTCAAATAAAGCCTACGTTAGCTTCACCCAATTTTCCAGGTGTTAAAGATGCTGTAAAAAATCTGAAGGCCTATTCAGAAATTGAATCACCAAAAGAAATACGGCAGGAATTAAAGCGCATTGTCGGTGGGCTAAAACTTAAAGTGCTGACACAACAGAAGTTCATGTTTCTTTGGCGTTCAATCGATCGAGATTTACGCAAAGTTGGTGTAAAACTTGATTTTGAAATTGTTGATGAAACGACTATTTTTGGACAAGTTCTGTCTACTAATGCGGGTAAGAATACAAAATCGTGGGATTTGATTGTGTGGGGCGATGATGATTGGTACTTCAATCATCCATGGGCTGCAACCTTTGTTTATCAGCCCAATAGTGTCTGGAGTACGATGCCAGCGGATCCTCTGATGGGTCAATATATTGATGAAATGTTTAAAGCAGCCGCCAACACGCCGCAATTCAGTGAAGTTATGACAAAAATGATTCATCATGTCTATAAAAATGCTTATATGCTTGTTGTACCGGCTCCAAACAAGGTTGTTGCAGTCAATAAGAAGGTTTCTTACACCCCATTACCAATGGCTTCTCTTCCACTATGGGAAATTGAGGTGAGTGATGATCACTGGTCACTAAAAAAATAA
- a CDS encoding pyridoxal-phosphate-dependent aminotransferase family protein codes for METNPLFETLNPPQRMLMGPGPINAYPRVHQAISSALIGQYDPVMTGYMNQVQALYRNVFETQNPQTFLVDGTARAGIEAVLVSVLQPGDKVLIPVIGRFGHLLCEIAHRVGATVQTIDIEWGEVCPPEKVEAAIREFQPKMLATVQGDTSTTMNQPLAEIGEICQRHGVLFYCDATASIAGNTLNVDEWHLDAVSAGLQKCLGGPSGSAPVTLSERCVAVINRRKRVEAGIRTEAHQDGEDTPILSNYFDLAMVMDYWGPERLNHHTEATSMLYAARECARLYLEEGAAQVIARHQQAGRAMAVGLEAMGLTLFGNQQYKMNNVVGVYIPEQINGEQARQELLHRFGIEIGTSFGPLHGKIWRIGTMGYNARQECVLMTLAALESVLLKAKVPVAAGQAVAAAMDVFGA; via the coding sequence ATGGAAACCAATCCGCTATTTGAAACCCTCAATCCGCCACAACGGATGCTGATGGGACCGGGGCCGATAAACGCTTATCCCCGGGTTCATCAGGCGATCTCATCAGCGTTGATCGGGCAATACGATCCGGTGATGACTGGCTATATGAATCAGGTACAAGCCCTTTATCGCAACGTGTTTGAGACACAGAATCCGCAGACATTTCTCGTTGACGGCACTGCCCGTGCCGGTATCGAGGCGGTGTTGGTGTCGGTGTTGCAACCGGGGGATAAAGTGTTGATTCCGGTCATTGGACGATTCGGCCATCTGTTGTGTGAAATTGCGCATCGGGTTGGTGCGACAGTGCAGACGATTGATATTGAATGGGGAGAGGTGTGTCCGCCGGAAAAAGTTGAAGCGGCCATTCGTGAATTCCAGCCGAAAATGTTGGCAACCGTACAGGGTGATACATCAACCACCATGAACCAACCATTAGCTGAGATCGGGGAAATCTGTCAGCGTCACGGGGTGCTGTTTTACTGTGATGCGACTGCATCGATTGCCGGGAATACGCTCAATGTGGATGAATGGCATCTTGATGCGGTTTCTGCCGGACTGCAAAAATGTTTGGGCGGCCCGTCGGGTAGCGCGCCGGTGACACTCAGTGAGCGTTGTGTTGCGGTGATTAACCGCCGCAAGCGAGTCGAGGCCGGTATTCGTACCGAAGCACATCAGGATGGTGAAGATACCCCGATTCTGTCGAACTATTTTGATTTAGCGATGGTGATGGACTACTGGGGGCCGGAACGACTCAACCATCACACGGAAGCGACCAGCATGTTGTACGCTGCCCGCGAATGTGCCCGGCTCTATCTGGAAGAGGGAGCCGCACAAGTGATCGCCCGTCACCAACAAGCCGGACGGGCAATGGCGGTTGGCCTTGAAGCGATGGGCTTAACCCTGTTTGGCAATCAACAATACAAAATGAACAACGTGGTCGGCGTCTATATCCCAGAGCAAATCAATGGTGAGCAGGCCCGCCAAGAATTGTTGCATCGTTTCGGCATTGAAATCGGCACCTCATTCGGGCCGCTCCACGGCAAAATCTGGCGGATTGGCACCATGGGTTATAACGCCCGTCAAGAATGTGTATTGATGACACTGGCAGCACTTGAATCTGTATTACTCAAAGCCAAAGTCCCCGTTGCAGCCGGTCAGGCCGTTGCGGCAGCAATGGATGTCTTCGGTGCCTGA
- a CDS encoding S-type pyocin domain-containing protein, translated as MNDQTTQIYNLMRYEFAQVEGDFTSLRESDVKSVIPAGMRFADFLEQLRSGHQVLLTDVPSIPLLIRDRDEWGNQYWRVNPEVEPQLDWLAYKAYTARVELVNHGIGSTYSGSVNASVYTEPYVERNQVKLTLAERLARQRQERLRELDKIPLPSSAWQNAFNKPPVKPSRFAKSALVPKGTCDIGTQREPLSALGDYAAYTLAVGLGISAASEEAFLTRIGGAALAELPNLTMKIVGRVGILAAFLPSQFGDGTLYNENDLLDKTTVETNIRLGFNADNRIYGYHVNGVNIPKREVTRVGDKFVVALEPDVTIEWVPISGDFGGKPILVNPIPDLQTYNIWVYPEAEQGQEFDNTYITPIADADLQDYILTFPADTGLPPLYVVYSHQVRQPNGQYGASKYPKPELNRTSLRAETKRQIEANARKLNGQFVDNNGREITDWHYGHRKGLENRRILRAADEMEMTQEELNDFVNSHPDYFQIEDARTNLSHANEKPGSDDLEKILEDMDKFLEKRR; from the coding sequence ATGAACGATCAAACCACTCAAATTTACAACCTGATGAGATATGAATTTGCTCAAGTTGAAGGAGACTTCACTTCCCTACGCGAGTCAGATGTGAAATCTGTCATACCTGCCGGAATGCGCTTTGCTGATTTTCTCGAACAGCTTCGCAGCGGCCATCAAGTCTTACTGACGGATGTACCGTCGATTCCTTTGCTGATTCGGGATCGGGATGAGTGGGGCAATCAATACTGGCGAGTCAATCCCGAGGTTGAGCCTCAGCTCGACTGGCTGGCGTACAAGGCTTATACCGCGCGGGTTGAATTGGTCAATCATGGCATTGGTTCGACTTATTCCGGCAGTGTCAACGCCTCTGTGTATACCGAGCCTTATGTTGAACGCAATCAAGTGAAACTCACTTTAGCAGAGCGGTTGGCAAGGCAGCGTCAGGAACGATTACGAGAGTTGGATAAAATCCCATTGCCTTCATCCGCATGGCAGAACGCATTTAACAAACCGCCAGTCAAACCCTCCCGTTTTGCCAAATCTGCCCTTGTACCGAAAGGAACCTGTGATATCGGTACACAAAGAGAGCCGCTTTCTGCGCTGGGGGATTATGCGGCTTATACACTTGCTGTCGGGCTGGGGATTAGTGCTGCTTCTGAAGAAGCTTTTTTAACGCGTATTGGTGGTGCAGCACTGGCAGAGCTGCCGAACCTGACGATGAAAATTGTCGGTCGGGTGGGTATTCTGGCCGCATTTCTGCCCAGCCAGTTTGGTGACGGCACGCTGTACAATGAAAATGACCTGCTTGACAAAACCACGGTTGAAACCAATATCCGCTTAGGGTTCAATGCTGATAATCGGATTTACGGCTATCACGTCAATGGGGTGAATATTCCCAAACGTGAAGTGACTCGGGTCGGGGATAAATTCGTCGTTGCGTTAGAGCCGGATGTCACCATTGAATGGGTGCCGATCAGCGGTGATTTTGGCGGTAAACCGATCCTTGTCAATCCCATTCCTGACCTGCAAACTTACAATATCTGGGTGTATCCGGAGGCTGAGCAAGGTCAAGAATTTGATAACACCTACATCACGCCAATTGCTGATGCAGATTTACAAGACTATATTCTGACCTTTCCGGCAGATACCGGACTCCCACCACTGTATGTGGTATATAGTCATCAAGTGCGTCAACCGAATGGTCAGTATGGTGCGAGTAAATACCCCAAACCGGAGCTAAACCGAACATCTCTTCGGGCTGAGACCAAAAGACAGATTGAAGCCAATGCAAGAAAACTGAATGGTCAGTTTGTTGATAATAATGGTCGTGAGATCACTGACTGGCATTACGGACATAGGAAAGGCTTAGAAAATCGACGGATACTCAGAGCCGCTGATGAGATGGAAATGACGCAGGAAGAATTGAATGATTTTGTGAATTCACACCCTGACTATTTTCAGATTGAAGACGCCAGAACTAACCTTAGTCATGCAAACGAAAAACCGGGCAGCGATGACCTAGAAAAAATTCTTGAAGATATGGACAAATTTTTAGAGAAGAGACGATAA
- a CDS encoding allantoate amidohydrolase: MQAAPRATQVMERIQTLASFSAMPNGILRAYLTEEHRQAHHQLAQWMTQTGLETWQDEVGNQWGRKVSAHPSMPTLIIGSHSDTVANAGGYDGPLGILLAIEALDALKDVDLPFHVDVVAFADEEGTRFQTTLLGSSPVAGMWNPALLERQDKDGVSIGEAMNRFGLDPDQVVNAARKPEETLAYLEVHIEQGPLLESLDLPVGVVTAIAGAKRFLIDVSGVAGHAGTVPLPLRHDALCGTAEMIACIEAFATEHEIVATVGKCEIRSAAVNVIPGQVQFSLDIRSQSQQKLDHCAPLLMAQLAAIADKRGLTMTHEQIYQAQAVPCSDRLQLVWADVVESATGKDVCYLASGAGHDAMVMANLAEMGMLFVRCEKGISHNPRENVETQDVAVALECLINMICALAPSCAGI; encoded by the coding sequence ATGCAGGCAGCACCCCGGGCAACACAGGTGATGGAAAGAATTCAGACCTTAGCCTCATTCAGCGCAATGCCAAATGGCATTCTACGGGCTTATCTGACTGAAGAGCACCGCCAAGCGCATCACCAACTGGCGCAGTGGATGACTCAGACGGGTCTGGAAACGTGGCAGGATGAAGTAGGGAATCAGTGGGGCAGAAAAGTCTCGGCACATCCCAGTATGCCGACGCTGATCATCGGTTCGCACAGTGATACGGTAGCCAATGCCGGTGGTTATGACGGCCCGTTGGGAATTCTGCTGGCGATTGAAGCGTTAGATGCACTCAAAGACGTTGACTTACCGTTTCATGTCGATGTGGTGGCGTTTGCCGATGAAGAAGGCACCCGTTTCCAAACCACGCTGCTGGGGTCCAGCCCGGTTGCCGGGATGTGGAATCCGGCATTGTTAGAGCGTCAGGATAAGGACGGGGTCAGTATTGGCGAGGCGATGAATCGGTTCGGACTTGATCCTGATCAGGTGGTCAACGCGGCCCGAAAACCGGAAGAGACACTCGCCTATCTGGAGGTCCATATCGAACAGGGACCATTGCTGGAAAGCCTTGATCTGCCGGTTGGTGTGGTCACTGCCATTGCCGGCGCGAAACGGTTTCTCATCGATGTGTCTGGCGTTGCCGGTCATGCGGGAACTGTCCCGCTGCCGTTACGCCATGATGCGTTATGCGGCACCGCTGAGATGATTGCCTGCATTGAAGCATTTGCCACCGAGCATGAAATCGTCGCGACTGTCGGCAAGTGTGAGATACGCTCCGCTGCCGTCAATGTGATTCCCGGACAGGTGCAGTTCTCACTGGATATTCGGAGCCAGTCTCAACAAAAACTGGATCACTGTGCGCCATTGCTGATGGCACAATTAGCAGCCATTGCTGACAAGCGTGGTTTAACCATGACCCACGAACAGATCTATCAGGCACAGGCGGTTCCATGTAGTGATCGGTTACAACTGGTCTGGGCAGATGTGGTCGAATCAGCAACCGGGAAGGATGTCTGTTATCTTGCCAGTGGTGCCGGTCATGATGCTATGGTGATGGCAAACCTTGCCGAGATGGGGATGTTGTTTGTCCGCTGTGAGAAAGGCATCAGCCATAATCCGCGAGAAAATGTAGAGACTCAGGATGTGGCCGTGGCGCTGGAGTGCTTGATCAACATGATCTGCGCTCTTGCGCCATCTTGTGCCGGTATTTAA
- a CDS encoding GNAT family N-acetyltransferase — MYLKEAEAHELDAIYAMGFDTWHDGMFSLKDDCFGLGSVATYQSLRGKGYASHLVNLVKAELFVNHNCKILFLHSDIAHQFYSRLDFVSIEGADCMYISSNSSEFDGSIPTYF; from the coding sequence ATGTACTTAAAAGAAGCAGAAGCTCATGAGCTAGATGCTATTTATGCCATGGGTTTTGATACGTGGCATGACGGTATGTTTAGTCTCAAAGATGACTGCTTTGGCTTGGGTTCAGTCGCGACGTATCAAAGCTTGCGTGGGAAAGGTTATGCATCCCATTTGGTCAATCTGGTGAAAGCCGAATTGTTCGTGAATCACAACTGCAAAATCTTATTCTTACATAGTGATATTGCCCATCAATTTTATAGTCGGCTTGATTTTGTGAGTATTGAGGGGGCTGATTGTATGTATATTTCAAGTAACTCTTCTGAGTTTGATGGTTCAATACCGACATATTTCTAG
- a CDS encoding ankyrin repeat domain-containing protein, with protein sequence MKYTERPEYKLFKALRNGQIRQAETLIKDGADIHRISESEKWSYLHKILMSTSTNPEESPPIESVQYLIDQGLDVNAIDSYGYTPLIYAVRQQNIEGMRLLLENGADELIEHRASDDSTPLNMVFDSKPYQYEIMKLLLDFGADPDTKTEKGKSVRELVNLLDDMDPKIIELVSHY encoded by the coding sequence ATGAAATATACGGAAAGACCGGAATATAAGCTTTTTAAGGCATTAAGGAATGGGCAAATACGACAAGCTGAAACATTAATTAAAGACGGTGCAGACATTCACAGAATATCAGAATCGGAAAAATGGAGTTACTTGCATAAAATCCTGATGTCAACATCTACAAACCCAGAGGAAAGCCCCCCGATTGAGTCTGTCCAATATCTCATTGACCAAGGGCTGGATGTCAACGCAATTGATAGCTATGGCTATACGCCACTGATCTATGCTGTACGACAACAAAATATTGAAGGAATGCGGCTGTTACTGGAAAATGGTGCGGATGAGTTAATTGAACATCGAGCAAGTGATGATTCAACACCTTTGAATATGGTGTTTGATAGCAAACCCTATCAGTATGAAATTATGAAGCTATTGCTTGATTTCGGTGCTGATCCTGATACTAAAACAGAAAAGGGGAAATCAGTCCGAGAGCTTGTTAACTTACTCGATGACATGGATCCTAAGATTATTGAATTAGTCAGTCATTACTAA
- a CDS encoding zinc transporter ZntB yields MSQSAFIAALLFDGQGGAVALDLEQVNAWQPEQGTLWVHIDCANEQGCHWLSHQSGVGELVADALLSHDTRPRVSHVNEQSLIFLRGVNLSEGASPEDMVSVRIVIDAQRIISTRRRRLLSVSDLIQSLHQGQGPVNPSDFLVRLCHYLTLRIEAVSTTFEDRIVQIEELVLEASDPARPRKELMEIRRQTIHLRRYLAPQREAMLKMMAERKAWLLADDRLYLQESTDRLIRSVEELDAVRERAVVTQEELVSQVNDQMNQRMYVMSLIAALFLPLGFLTGLLGVNIGGIPGTDNPGAFLWFSAMLIVVMFIILGLFKLKRWF; encoded by the coding sequence ATGAGTCAAAGTGCGTTTATAGCAGCTTTATTATTTGATGGGCAGGGTGGTGCGGTTGCGCTGGATCTGGAGCAGGTCAATGCCTGGCAACCCGAACAGGGCACATTATGGGTACATATCGATTGTGCCAATGAACAGGGGTGTCACTGGTTGTCGCATCAAAGTGGTGTCGGGGAGTTGGTCGCAGATGCCTTACTGAGTCATGATACGCGTCCGCGAGTGAGTCACGTTAATGAACAATCATTGATCTTTTTACGTGGTGTGAACCTGAGTGAGGGCGCAAGCCCTGAAGATATGGTCTCGGTGAGGATTGTGATTGATGCGCAGCGGATTATCTCTACCCGGCGGCGGCGGTTATTGTCGGTCAGTGATTTAATTCAATCTCTTCATCAGGGGCAAGGGCCAGTCAACCCTTCTGATTTTCTGGTGAGATTGTGTCATTACCTGACGTTGCGGATTGAGGCGGTGTCTACCACGTTTGAAGACCGGATCGTGCAGATTGAAGAACTCGTGCTTGAGGCGTCGGATCCTGCCAGACCACGCAAAGAATTGATGGAAATCCGGCGTCAGACGATTCATCTGCGGCGCTATCTGGCACCTCAGCGTGAGGCGATGTTGAAAATGATGGCTGAGCGCAAGGCATGGTTACTGGCGGATGACCGGCTCTATTTACAGGAGAGTACCGATCGGTTGATTCGTTCCGTCGAAGAACTGGATGCAGTTCGTGAGCGCGCGGTGGTGACTCAGGAAGAGTTGGTCAGTCAGGTCAATGATCAGATGAACCAGCGGATGTATGTCATGTCGTTGATTGCCGCGCTGTTTTTGCCGCTTGGATTTTTGACCGGGCTGTTGGGTGTCAATATCGGCGGGATTCCGGGGACGGATAATCCCGGTGCCTTTCTCTGGTTTTCTGCCATGCTGATTGTGGTGATGTTCATTATTTTAGGACTCTTCAAGCTCAAGCGTTGGTTTTAG
- a CDS encoding DUF3307 domain-containing protein codes for MSDFLTVFIAFLLIHLIGDFYLQPGRWRAAKQKSTYRAPELYIHALLQGVALSVPALVLGMDWPSTACLIAIVVLSHWAIDLWQATRHEHQLTHIVVDQSLHVLVFALLAFHMTTDITIDTILGYDKFSDGMLIALAYVLILKPTSVVIGSILNKYSITVTANHPQMNGLVAGGELIGYLERILILTFTLVGSYAAVGFVFTAKSIFRFGELNKSDSRSLTEYVLIGSLLSVVIATLVGTLVSLGFDIKMK; via the coding sequence ATGTCTGATTTTCTGACGGTTTTCATCGCGTTTTTGCTGATTCATCTGATCGGTGATTTTTACCTCCAGCCCGGACGATGGCGAGCAGCCAAGCAAAAATCCACTTATCGCGCCCCGGAACTGTATATCCATGCATTATTGCAGGGGGTTGCGCTGTCCGTACCGGCCTTGGTGCTCGGGATGGATTGGCCCTCAACAGCTTGCTTGATCGCGATTGTGGTACTCAGTCATTGGGCTATCGACCTGTGGCAAGCCACGCGACATGAACATCAATTAACGCATATTGTGGTGGATCAAAGCCTGCATGTTCTGGTCTTTGCGCTCCTTGCCTTTCATATGACAACGGATATCACGATTGACACGATACTCGGGTATGACAAGTTCTCAGACGGAATGCTGATCGCCTTGGCGTATGTTCTCATTCTCAAACCGACATCGGTGGTGATTGGCAGCATCTTAAACAAGTATTCCATTACCGTGACTGCCAATCATCCGCAGATGAATGGTCTTGTCGCCGGGGGAGAGTTGATCGGTTATTTAGAGCGAATATTGATCCTGACGTTTACGCTGGTCGGGAGTTACGCTGCGGTCGGTTTTGTCTTTACTGCCAAATCAATTTTCAGATTCGGCGAACTGAACAAATCAGACAGTCGCAGCCTCACCGAATATGTTTTGATTGGTTCCTTGTTATCAGTGGTGATCGCCACTCTGGTCGGCACTTTGGTCTCACTCGGCTTTGATATCAAAATGAAATGA